The proteins below come from a single Oryzias latipes chromosome 14, ASM223467v1 genomic window:
- the LOC105357391 gene encoding von Willebrand factor A domain-containing protein 7-like produces MITNIPGLRRRREANENRQQQQNQRMVRDSQLYRDLAQASGGQAIQVSKTQLLQATSIITESTSCSLVTLLQANRNLGKAENYTFIVDETLTNLIIYITGSSVNYTLVNPSGELHNSTFTGPSIITAELVGNLRTLRLLGQVGLWELRLTSTNPYTLRVVGQSPIDFIFSFVKQSQGPLGGFDLVENRPTAGGNTSLQVTLLEADISTVTEVILVESSGSGKVNGLVEAQGGGQYLVHFDKIPSFEFVVLVRGQSTNSTASRASSMTFQRQSTTSFRASSVSITLSDTGSVLEPGTPLLIPFSVTTTGEGGNFVIKATNDQGYNLTFPSSLTLESGGSADGTASITAPLASQPGTGVTLTIEAEAPGGADANYDVLRLTVLPKVTDFSPPVCHLLSLQSNCSDRCNQSTWELSVQAADGENGTGIDSISLREGDGILNFNMTTANVTLVSYNASCCSPNVQLVVVDRVGNVEVCSYSVAPNVSTTFSPTIKPSSSTTASSSGAV; encoded by the exons ATGATAACCAACATACCAGGGCTCCGTCGTCGCAGAGAAGCTAATGAAAACCGACAGCAACAGCAGAACCAGCGGATGGTGAGAGATTCTCAGCTGTACAGAGATCTGGCTCAAGCTTCAGGAGGACAAGCGATTCAAGTTTCCAAAACTCAGCTGCTCCAGGCTACCAGCATAATCACAGAGTCCACAAGCTGTTCTCTG GTGACCCTTCTGCAAGCAAACAGAAATTTGGGGAAGGCGGAAAATTACACTTTCATTGTGGATGAGACATTAACTAATCTGATCATTTACATCACTGGAAGCTCTGTCAACTACACGCTTGTCAATCCTTCAG GTGAGCTTCATAATAGCACCTTCACAGGGCCATCAATCATCACAGCTGAGTTGGTGGGAAACTTACGGACTCTGCGGTTGCTGGGCCAAGTTGGATTGTGGGAATTGAGACTAACGTCAACAAATCCCTATACCCTGAGGGTTGTAG GTCAGAGTCCTATTGATTTCATCTTTAGCTTTGTTAAGCAATCTCAGGGCCCATTAGGAGGATTTGATCTAGTTGAAAATCGTCCAACAGCAG GCGGTAACACCAGTTTGCAGGTTACTCTACTTGAGGCTGACATCTCTACTGTGACAGAAGTCATTTTGGTTGAATCCTCAGGGTCAGGGAAGGTTAATGGTCTTGTGGAGGCTCAGGGTGGAGGACAATACTTAGTCCATTTTGACAAGATACCATCATTTGAGTTTGTGGTATTAGTGAGGGGGCAGAGCACCAACAGTACAGCCTCTAGAGCATCCTCAATGACATTCCAGAGGCAGTCTACAACCAGCTTTAGAGCGTCTTCTGTATCTATTACTTTG tctgATACAGGAAGTGTCTTAGAGCCTGGAACTCCACTCCTCATTCCCTTTTCTGTGACGACCACAGGTGAAGGAGGAAACTTTGTCATCAAAGCTACCAATGACCAAGGTTATAATTTAACCTTTCCATCCAGTTTAACTCTGGAAAGTGGAGGTAGTGCCGACGGAACAGCAAGTATCACAGCACCTCTGGCCTCCCAGCCTGGTACTGGTGTCACACTGACCATAGAAGCTGAAGCTCCAGGAGGTGCAGACGCCAACTATGATGTGCTGCGTCTCACTGTTCTTCCAAAG GTgacagatttttctcctccagttTGCCATTTGCTTAGTCTCCAGTCCAACTGCAGTGATAGATGTAACCAGTCTACATGGGAGCTCTCTGTCCAAGCGGCCGACGGAGAAAATGGAACTGGGATCGATAGCATCAGTCTCAGAGAAGGCGACGGCATCTTAAACTTTAATATGACAACAGCCAACGTGACGCTGGTATCCTACAACGCATCCTGTTGCTCGCCTAACGTGCAGCTGGTGGTTGTAGATCGAGTGGGTAATGTGGAAGTCTGCAGTTACTCTGTTGCCCCAAATGTAAGCACAACATTCAGTCCAACAATCAAGCCAAGTTCATCAACaacagcttcatcatctggagcTGTCTAG
- the LOC105355581 gene encoding von Willebrand factor A domain-containing protein 7-like: MPRILCFSAAKTTATCRSCNGDDCSNNILEDIIAGNILTSGYSVVRTLSGNKPKGKCSHGSFLDAISLGEPKGGINKDSYTSSHGHLHREAAELAISATSQLLEDIRRATGDREFLQLMGISKGSSKALCFVVDTTRSMGDDIAAVRTVTSKIIDSKVGTEDEPSLYILVPFNDPGEFLELQFNPVQ; the protein is encoded by the exons ATGCCTAGAATTTTATGTTTCTCTGCAGCTAAAACCACTGCAACCTGTCGTAGCTGTAATGGGGACGACTGCAGCAACAACATTTTGGAGGATATAatagcaggaaatattttgacATCTGGATACTCTGTTGTTCGGACTTTGTCTGGGAACAAAccgaaag GAAAGTGCAGCCATGGGAGTTTCCTTGATGCAATAAGTTTAGGCGAGCCTAAAGGTGGGATCAACAAAGATTCTTACACCTCCAGCCATGGACATCTTCACAGGGAAGCAGCAGAGCTGGCAATATCTGCAACGAGTCAGCTTCTGGAGGACATTCGAAGAGCCACTGGGGACAGAGAATTCCTTCA GTTGATGGGAATCTCAAAGGGATCAAGTAAGGCTCTTTGTTTTGTGGTGGACACAACAAGAAGTATGGGTGACGACATTGCAGCAGTACGAACCGTCACTTCAAAGATAATTGATAGTAAGGTTGGAACAGAGGATGAGCCTTCACTCTACATTCTTGTACCTTTCAACGATCCAGGTGAGTTCCTAGAACTGCAATTCAATCCTGTACAATAA